In the genome of Halobacterium noricense, one region contains:
- a CDS encoding IS4 family transposase — protein MRRLTTLFPSEFLEEHAEELGVVEREGKLQIPVLVWALVFGFATGESRTLAGFRRSYNSTADETISPGGFYHRLTPSLAEYLRDLVERGLDEVAVPDAVDADIDRFRDVMIADGTVLRLHEFLSDEFQARHEEQAGAKLHLLHNATDQTIERIDVTDEKAHDSTLFKTGSWLHGRLVLFDLAYFKYRRFALIDENDGYFVSRLKQNANPVITEELREWRGRAIPLEEEKIHDVVGDLSREYIDVEVEAEFKRGQYEGTRSLDTKRFRVVGVRDEDADDYHLYITNLPREEFLPADLGTLYRCRWEVETLFRELKTQYELDEFDTSNPVVVEILLYAALLSLLVSRELLDLVTEQADDEIVFPPERWAATFRSHAQLILHELGEFLGYSPPPLLERLIEDAQKIHQQRPILQETLATATQPRCEA, from the coding sequence ATGCGTCGTCTTACTACACTGTTTCCTTCTGAGTTCCTCGAAGAGCACGCCGAGGAACTCGGCGTGGTCGAACGCGAGGGCAAGCTTCAGATTCCCGTCCTCGTATGGGCGCTCGTGTTCGGCTTCGCCACAGGAGAGAGCCGAACACTCGCTGGGTTCAGACGTAGCTACAACTCCACAGCCGATGAGACGATCTCTCCCGGTGGCTTCTATCACCGGCTGACGCCGTCACTTGCAGAGTATCTCCGCGACCTCGTCGAGCGTGGTCTCGACGAGGTCGCTGTTCCCGACGCTGTTGACGCTGATATCGACCGATTTAGAGACGTGATGATCGCTGATGGAACGGTGCTGCGGTTGCACGAGTTCCTTTCCGACGAGTTCCAAGCTCGCCACGAGGAGCAGGCTGGAGCGAAGCTCCACCTGCTCCACAATGCCACCGACCAGACGATTGAACGGATTGACGTGACCGATGAAAAAGCGCACGACAGCACGTTGTTCAAGACGGGGTCGTGGCTGCATGGACGGCTGGTTTTGTTTGACCTAGCGTACTTCAAGTACCGCCGCTTTGCGCTGATCGACGAGAACGACGGCTACTTTGTGAGCCGGTTGAAGCAGAACGCGAATCCGGTGATAACAGAGGAGTTACGGGAATGGCGCGGGCGCGCCATTCCCTTGGAAGAGGAGAAGATCCACGACGTAGTCGGTGATCTCTCGCGGGAGTACATTGACGTAGAGGTCGAAGCGGAGTTCAAGCGGGGTCAGTACGAGGGAACACGGTCGCTAGACACGAAGCGGTTCCGCGTCGTCGGCGTCCGGGACGAGGACGCCGACGACTACCATCTGTACATCACAAATCTACCGAGAGAAGAGTTTCTCCCGGCAGATCTAGGGACGCTGTATCGGTGTCGATGGGAGGTAGAAACGCTGTTTCGTGAGTTGAAGACGCAATACGAACTAGATGAGTTCGACACGAGCAACCCTGTTGTGGTGGAGATTTTGCTGTATGCGGCGTTGCTGTCGCTGCTAGTGAGCCGTGAGTTGTTGGATCTGGTCACCGAGCAGGCTGACGACGAGATCGTGTTTCCACCGGAACGCTGGGCGGCGACCTTCCGGTCGCACGCCCAGCTCATTCTTCACGAACTCGGTGAGTTCCTCGGCTACTCACCACCGCCGCTGTTGGAGCGGCTGATCGAAGACGCACAGAAGATCCACCAGCAACGACCGATACTGCAAGAGACGCTCGCTACCGCTACGCAACCGAGGTGTGAGGCTTAG
- a CDS encoding SWIM zinc finger family protein translates to MTVIEEARALFEVTTESGSAYTVDLREPACSCPDFQHRQSVKECKHIRRVRIEVGQVDVETLEMNIIEMADNLESNAADLEAQAQDFTDTVNELRDALDRIEEVSGR, encoded by the coding sequence ATGACCGTCATCGAAGAAGCTCGAGCCTTATTCGAGGTGACGACGGAGTCGGGGTCAGCCTACACGGTGGACCTACGAGAACCAGCCTGTAGCTGTCCTGATTTCCAACATCGCCAGAGCGTGAAAGAGTGTAAGCATATTCGGCGGGTTCGAATTGAGGTCGGTCAGGTTGACGTCGAGACGCTTGAAATGAACATCATCGAGATGGCGGATAATCTCGAATCGAACGCCGCCGATCTCGAAGCACAGGCCCAAGACTTCACTGACACCGTTAACGAGCTCCGAGATGCTCTTGACCGAATAGAGGAGGTTTCGGGCCGATGA
- a CDS encoding DUF5362 family protein encodes MEQFSEEWIGAPDSELPSELLNRFGKFKPCDGCGEAKIALSGEELNAAYVCYECGTQYQMHEVEEDGFLSSLLSPSDGDDGRFGKSREQAAKDGTRNAGKSLQMVGLLCCLTIVGAIIGIPLLIVGIHLENKHE; translated from the coding sequence ATGGAACAGTTTAGCGAGGAGTGGATTGGCGCACCTGACAGTGAGCTACCGTCGGAACTTCTTAATCGATTCGGGAAGTTCAAGCCGTGCGATGGGTGTGGTGAGGCGAAGATCGCACTGTCCGGGGAGGAACTAAACGCGGCGTACGTGTGTTACGAGTGCGGAACTCAGTATCAGATGCACGAAGTTGAGGAGGACGGCTTCCTGAGCTCACTGTTGTCTCCATCGGATGGGGACGATGGTCGGTTCGGGAAGTCAAGGGAGCAAGCCGCGAAGGACGGGACTCGGAACGCCGGTAAGAGCCTTCAGATGGTGGGTCTCCTGTGTTGCCTGACCATCGTTGGGGCCATCATCGGTATCCCGCTTCTGATTGTCGGGATACACTTGGAGAACAAGCATGAGTGA
- a CDS encoding DUF7837 family putative zinc-binding protein produces the protein MSTESQSLGVCPECGAAIPSGAVLVEYERNGHRVVYAECPDCVEPIHPS, from the coding sequence ATGTCCACGGAATCTCAGTCCCTCGGTGTGTGCCCGGAGTGTGGTGCGGCCATCCCGTCGGGCGCGGTGCTCGTCGAGTACGAGCGGAACGGCCACCGGGTGGTGTACGCGGAGTGTCCGGACTGCGTGGAGCCAATCCACCCGAGTTAG
- a CDS encoding TetR/AcrR family transcriptional regulator, protein MAAQPTDEILDATYRALCEHGFADLTVQDIADNSEKSKATIHYHYDSKQDLFEAFLEYLYDDYIDHVDDVSGETHREHLLALVEFSLAEGGDVPGIDFRTAMLEIKAQAPYDGGFRKRLTDFDQYLTDRIETVVEAGVEAGEFRADVDPETTAEFLVTTIKGAHTRRVSVNHPLDRIRETLAEYVETRLVADGAEVSA, encoded by the coding sequence ATGGCGGCGCAACCGACCGACGAAATTCTGGACGCGACGTATCGCGCGCTCTGCGAGCACGGGTTCGCCGACCTCACCGTGCAGGACATCGCGGACAACTCCGAGAAGAGCAAGGCGACGATTCACTACCACTACGACAGCAAACAGGACCTCTTCGAAGCGTTCCTCGAGTATCTCTACGACGACTACATCGACCACGTCGACGACGTGTCCGGCGAGACCCACCGGGAGCACCTGCTCGCGCTCGTGGAGTTCTCGCTGGCGGAGGGCGGCGACGTCCCCGGCATCGACTTCCGGACGGCGATGCTCGAAATCAAGGCCCAAGCGCCCTACGACGGGGGGTTCCGGAAGCGCCTCACTGACTTCGACCAATACCTCACCGACCGCATCGAGACAGTCGTCGAAGCGGGCGTCGAGGCTGGCGAGTTCCGCGCTGACGTCGACCCCGAGACGACCGCGGAGTTCCTCGTGACGACCATCAAGGGCGCACACACGCGCCGCGTCTCCGTGAACCACCCGCTCGACCGAATCCGGGAGACGCTCGCCGAGTACGTCGAGACCCGCCTCGTCGCCGACGGCGCAGAGGTGAGCGCCTGA
- a CDS encoding MATE family efflux transporter, translating to MGLRSRLNSVFKGQEEFDLTSGDVGKPLFFLALPIVVTNLFQTAYNLADTFWLGQYSTDALAAISFGFPMVFLLISLGMGLSVAGSVLVAQHTGAGEDREAEYAAGQTVTFAAIASAVLGGIGYFFVEDFLRLLGASQDVLPLATSYMEVIALGLAFMFGFFVFIALMRGYGDTITPMLVMFGSVVLNIVIDPFLIFGWWVFPEMGIQGAAIATVFSRALAMVVGLAIMFEGSRGIEIHLRDMAPDFGYLRRLLRIGLPATIEGTGRALSMNLLLVVVALFSDTIVAAYGIGTRVFSVIFLPAIAVARGVETMTGQNIGADKPDRAEAAAGIAAKILFGVLTAAGIVTWFTASAIADVFTTDPAVVSVTTEFLRYVALTFGCIGIMRAYTGSFRGAGKTLTAAAISVLMLGVIRLPVAWFSAQSIGETGIWLAFAVSNVIGATIAYLWYRRGTWRDADLTESEAASPDAAATDD from the coding sequence ATGGGGCTCCGAAGCCGGCTCAACTCCGTTTTCAAGGGCCAGGAGGAGTTCGACCTGACCTCCGGGGACGTCGGGAAGCCGCTGTTCTTCCTCGCGCTCCCCATCGTCGTGACGAACCTCTTCCAGACGGCGTACAACCTCGCGGACACGTTCTGGCTGGGCCAGTACAGCACGGACGCGCTCGCCGCTATCAGCTTCGGGTTTCCGATGGTGTTCCTGCTCATCTCGCTGGGCATGGGGCTCTCCGTCGCGGGCAGCGTACTGGTCGCCCAGCACACGGGCGCTGGCGAGGACCGCGAGGCCGAGTACGCTGCCGGACAGACGGTGACATTCGCAGCTATCGCGTCCGCCGTGCTCGGCGGCATCGGCTACTTCTTCGTCGAGGACTTCCTGCGGCTGCTCGGCGCGTCCCAGGACGTGCTCCCGCTGGCGACCAGCTACATGGAGGTTATCGCACTCGGGCTGGCGTTCATGTTCGGCTTCTTCGTGTTCATCGCGCTGATGCGCGGGTACGGCGACACCATCACGCCGATGCTGGTGATGTTTGGGTCGGTCGTCCTCAACATCGTCATCGACCCGTTCCTCATCTTCGGCTGGTGGGTGTTCCCCGAGATGGGCATCCAGGGTGCCGCCATCGCGACGGTGTTCTCGCGCGCGCTGGCGATGGTCGTGGGCCTCGCCATCATGTTCGAAGGCTCGCGCGGCATCGAAATTCACCTCCGTGACATGGCACCGGACTTCGGCTACCTGCGCCGCCTGCTCCGCATCGGGCTGCCCGCCACTATCGAGGGGACGGGACGCGCGCTCTCGATGAACCTGCTGTTGGTCGTCGTCGCGCTGTTCTCCGACACCATCGTCGCGGCGTACGGCATCGGGACGCGCGTGTTCTCGGTCATTTTCCTGCCCGCCATCGCGGTCGCGCGCGGCGTCGAGACGATGACCGGACAGAACATCGGTGCCGACAAACCCGACCGCGCAGAGGCGGCCGCCGGCATCGCCGCGAAAATCCTATTCGGCGTGCTCACCGCGGCCGGCATCGTCACGTGGTTCACCGCGTCCGCAATCGCGGACGTGTTCACCACCGACCCCGCAGTCGTCTCGGTCACCACCGAGTTTCTGCGGTACGTCGCGCTGACGTTCGGGTGCATCGGCATCATGCGGGCGTACACCGGGAGCTTCCGCGGGGCCGGCAAGACGCTCACCGCCGCCGCCATCTCCGTGCTGATGCTCGGCGTCATCCGGCTGCCGGTGGCGTGGTTCTCCGCGCAGTCCATCGGCGAAACCGGCATCTGGCTGGCGTTCGCCGTCTCGAACGTCATCGGCGCCACCATCGCCTACCTGTGGTATCGGCGCGGCACGTGGCGCGACGCCGACCTCACGGAGTCCGAGGCCGCGAGCCCGGACGCCGCCGCGACCGACGACTGA
- a CDS encoding DUF2267 domain-containing protein → MLALPGFVEWAVGCTDRRKTWRLRRHARIARGEAEDIADHLAGDPANWILRTEADGPTSLSVDEFVAFVAFVAEEANADEDDAWDYVEAVLGGLSDVLPEVEFRGITSQFPPEYDRLLVET, encoded by the coding sequence GTGCTTGCGTTACCGGGGTTCGTCGAGTGGGCGGTCGGCTGCACCGACCGCCGCAAAACGTGGCGGCTTCGCCGCCACGCGCGCATCGCCCGCGGCGAAGCCGAAGACATCGCCGACCACCTCGCCGGCGACCCCGCCAACTGGATACTCCGCACGGAGGCTGACGGCCCGACGTCGCTGTCGGTCGACGAGTTCGTCGCGTTCGTCGCGTTCGTCGCCGAAGAAGCCAACGCCGACGAGGACGACGCCTGGGACTACGTGGAAGCCGTCCTCGGCGGTCTCAGCGACGTCCTCCCGGAGGTAGAGTTCCGCGGCATCACCTCCCAATTCCCGCCGGAGTACGACCGCCTGCTCGTCGAGACGTGA
- the dacZ gene encoding diadenylate cyclase DacZ, whose product MARPPELLEDVLDGIDALLVFSPSGAYYDRVKDVEGADVVVVATENSVSAETFVELPLAFDDVKERIRFGIEGALSEGAVADGDELGCAAPLFGDDIDMIARTKVDESRHSGIYDLFANSRAEPGVIRDVFEVAIELGQKGQKGKPVGALFVVGDAGKVMNNSRPLSYNPFEKSHVHVGDPIVNVMLKEFSRLDGAFVISDSGKIVSAYRYLEPSAEGTDIPKGLGARHMAAGAITRDTTAVAIVLSESDGLVRAFKSGELVLELDPEEY is encoded by the coding sequence ATGGCCAGGCCACCGGAACTCCTCGAGGACGTGCTCGACGGCATCGACGCGTTGCTCGTGTTCTCGCCGAGCGGTGCGTACTACGACCGCGTGAAGGACGTCGAGGGAGCGGACGTGGTGGTCGTCGCCACGGAGAACTCCGTCAGCGCGGAGACGTTCGTGGAGTTGCCGCTGGCGTTCGACGACGTCAAAGAGCGCATCCGGTTCGGCATCGAAGGCGCGCTGTCGGAGGGGGCCGTCGCGGACGGCGACGAACTCGGCTGTGCAGCGCCGCTGTTCGGCGACGACATCGACATGATCGCGCGCACGAAAGTCGACGAGTCCCGCCACTCCGGCATCTACGACCTGTTCGCGAACTCGCGGGCCGAACCCGGCGTCATCCGGGACGTCTTCGAGGTCGCCATCGAACTCGGGCAGAAGGGCCAGAAGGGCAAGCCCGTCGGCGCGCTGTTCGTCGTTGGGGACGCCGGGAAGGTGATGAACAATTCCCGGCCGCTCTCGTACAACCCCTTCGAGAAGAGCCACGTCCACGTCGGCGACCCCATCGTGAACGTGATGCTCAAGGAGTTCTCCCGGCTGGACGGCGCGTTCGTCATCAGCGACTCGGGGAAGATCGTCTCCGCGTACCGCTACCTCGAACCCAGCGCGGAGGGCACGGACATCCCGAAGGGCCTGGGTGCGCGCCACATGGCCGCGGGCGCAATCACGCGGGACACGACTGCCGTCGCCATCGTGCTCTCGGAGTCCGACGGCCTCGTGCGGGCGTTCAAGAGCGGCGAACTTGTCCTCGAACTCGACCCCGAGGAGTACTGA
- a CDS encoding mechanosensitive ion channel domain-containing protein: protein MQVDFSPVLDPDFRYVLAVAVLFAGLALGYLVGRVNQRLLLALGVDDAVEGTSVERMARDVGSSTVRLVARLTSWIIYAFAVLVALEVARLTVQDAVWYPIVGFLPSVVIAVAVLFFGVLAGDKAELFVSERLRSVKVPEMSVVPKVVKYSVLFVAALVALSQVGVAIDALLVLLAAYIGALILFTAVATHQLLTSAASGVYLLLRQPYGIGDRVAIGEHEGIVQEVNVFVTRVEDDGREYVLPNHLVFERGVVVVRE, encoded by the coding sequence ATGCAAGTCGATTTCAGTCCGGTACTGGACCCCGACTTCCGGTACGTGCTCGCCGTCGCGGTGCTGTTCGCGGGGCTCGCGCTCGGCTACCTCGTCGGCCGCGTGAACCAGCGGTTGCTGCTGGCGCTGGGCGTCGACGACGCCGTCGAGGGGACGAGCGTCGAGCGGATGGCCCGCGACGTCGGGTCGTCGACGGTGCGGCTGGTGGCGCGGTTGACGTCGTGGATAATTTACGCATTTGCGGTGCTGGTCGCGCTCGAAGTCGCGCGGCTCACCGTCCAGGACGCGGTCTGGTACCCCATCGTCGGCTTCCTCCCGTCGGTCGTGATTGCGGTCGCGGTGCTGTTCTTCGGCGTGCTCGCGGGCGACAAGGCCGAGCTGTTCGTCAGCGAGCGACTGCGGAGCGTGAAGGTGCCGGAGATGTCGGTCGTTCCGAAGGTCGTGAAGTACAGCGTGCTGTTCGTCGCGGCGCTGGTCGCGCTCTCGCAGGTCGGCGTCGCAATCGACGCGCTGCTCGTGTTGCTGGCGGCGTACATCGGGGCGCTCATCCTGTTCACGGCGGTCGCCACCCACCAACTGTTGACGTCCGCAGCGTCCGGCGTCTACCTCCTGTTGCGACAGCCGTACGGCATCGGCGACCGCGTCGCCATCGGCGAGCACGAGGGCATCGTCCAGGAGGTAAACGTGTTCGTGACGCGCGTCGAGGACGACGGGCGGGAGTACGTGCTCCCGAATCACCTCGTGTTCGAGCGCGGCGTCGTCGTGGTGCGCGAATGA
- a CDS encoding acyltransferase produces MAAAREPASVSRHDRLDRNPTPGRRNSLWHWPDAKHPLRVALNYVVVVLARICPSLRAKNWLLRRLGVTLGAGAAWGLESTPDVFWPELVTVGEDAVVGYDATLLCHEFLQDEYRTGAVVVGDRAMVGAGAIVLPGVRIGEDAQIAANSLVTDDVPPGETVAGVPAEPLDYDER; encoded by the coding sequence ATGGCGGCCGCCCGCGAACCCGCGAGCGTGTCGCGCCACGACCGCCTCGACCGGAATCCGACGCCCGGCCGCCGCAACTCCCTGTGGCACTGGCCGGACGCCAAACACCCGCTACGGGTCGCGCTCAACTACGTCGTCGTCGTGCTCGCGCGCATCTGTCCGAGCCTCCGCGCGAAGAACTGGCTGCTGCGCCGGCTCGGCGTTACGCTCGGCGCGGGCGCGGCCTGGGGGCTGGAGTCCACGCCCGACGTCTTCTGGCCGGAACTCGTCACCGTCGGCGAGGACGCCGTCGTCGGCTACGACGCCACGCTGCTCTGTCACGAGTTCCTTCAGGACGAGTACCGCACCGGCGCGGTCGTCGTCGGCGACCGCGCGATGGTCGGCGCGGGCGCAATCGTCCTCCCCGGCGTCCGCATCGGCGAAGACGCGCAGATCGCCGCGAACTCGCTGGTCACCGACGACGTACCGCCCGGCGAGACAGTCGCCGGCGTCCCCGCCGAACCGCTCGACTACGACGAGCGCTAG
- a CDS encoding helix-turn-helix domain-containing protein encodes MSTRQLPTGVESPRGKLVYLYLSTNESATLDDLHGELDVPRITLYSVLKTLRNRGLVEQDGDSYVAARPL; translated from the coding sequence ATGTCTACTCGACAGCTGCCGACTGGGGTGGAGTCGCCGCGCGGGAAGCTGGTCTACCTCTACCTCTCCACGAACGAGAGCGCGACGCTTGACGACCTCCACGGCGAACTCGACGTCCCACGCATCACGCTGTACAGCGTGCTGAAGACGCTGCGCAACCGCGGGCTCGTCGAGCAGGACGGCGACAGCTACGTCGCTGCGCGCCCGCTCTAG
- a CDS encoding HEWD family protein, with protein sequence MAEIRAPKERTCTQCGRSERWDDETGNWRVDDEVGDVYCVHSWDVTGSFTPVEES encoded by the coding sequence ATGGCCGAAATTCGAGCCCCGAAGGAGCGCACGTGCACGCAGTGTGGGCGCTCGGAGCGCTGGGACGACGAGACGGGGAACTGGCGGGTCGACGACGAGGTCGGTGACGTCTACTGCGTCCACTCGTGGGACGTCACGGGGTCGTTCACCCCCGTGGAGGAGTCCTAG
- a CDS encoding Gfo/Idh/MocA family protein, producing MQFGILSTANIGDESVAPAIRSTDHEVRAIASRSADAAAAYADRHDIPETYDSYDALLDADIDAVYVPLPNGLHAEWTKRAADAGLHVLCEKPLAADADEAVGVVEHCADAGITLMEAFMYRYHPRTVRAVDIAREELGDLRHVHADFSFRLGDGPDVRLDPDLAGGALMDVGCYPVNAARTFLGEPALVSGHTHDRRDAGVDTEVAATFEFDDGATATIEASFESTHHQTYRVEGTDGWLEADTAFNPGGSETTLRWGTDEKTVEETFDPVDSYRLEIEHFAASVEAGRDPLTDGEEAVANMRAIDAIYESSATGDTIPL from the coding sequence ATGCAGTTCGGAATTCTCTCCACGGCGAACATCGGCGACGAGTCAGTCGCCCCCGCGATTCGGTCGACCGACCACGAGGTCCGCGCGATTGCCTCCCGGAGCGCGGACGCCGCGGCCGCGTACGCTGACCGCCACGACATCCCCGAGACGTACGATTCCTACGACGCCCTGCTGGACGCGGACATCGACGCCGTCTACGTCCCGCTCCCGAACGGCCTCCACGCCGAGTGGACGAAGCGCGCCGCCGACGCCGGCCTCCACGTGCTCTGCGAGAAACCGCTCGCCGCGGACGCCGACGAAGCTGTCGGCGTCGTCGAGCACTGCGCGGACGCCGGTATCACGCTCATGGAGGCATTCATGTACCGATACCACCCCCGAACAGTCCGTGCAGTCGATATTGCCCGCGAGGAACTCGGCGACCTCCGCCACGTCCACGCGGACTTCAGTTTCCGGCTCGGAGACGGGCCGGACGTCCGCCTCGACCCCGACCTCGCCGGCGGCGCGCTCATGGACGTCGGCTGCTACCCCGTCAACGCGGCCCGCACGTTCCTCGGTGAACCCGCACTCGTCTCCGGGCACACGCACGACCGCCGCGATGCGGGCGTCGACACGGAAGTCGCGGCCACGTTCGAGTTCGACGACGGCGCGACCGCCACGATTGAGGCGAGTTTCGAGTCGACGCACCATCAGACGTACCGCGTCGAGGGCACCGACGGCTGGTTGGAGGCCGACACCGCGTTCAACCCCGGTGGCTCGGAGACGACGCTCCGCTGGGGGACCGACGAGAAGACCGTCGAGGAGACGTTCGACCCGGTGGACTCCTACCGCCTCGAAATCGAGCACTTCGCGGCCAGCGTCGAAGCCGGCCGCGACCCCCTGACGGACGGCGAGGAAGCCGTCGCGAACATGCGCGCCATCGACGCCATCTACGAGTCGTCGGCGACCGGCGACACGATTCCGCTCTAG
- a CDS encoding ATP-dependent DNA helicase, translating to MGDDDWRDFFGFDEPYDQQADAIGAAIDAGERGGYLAMEGPCGTGKTMAALTAAAQLVRRTDDYERVFVVTPVKQQLQQFVADLRQMNAGLDEPLNGVALVGKRDLCPYGREDVFPRDASVHDRCEDLRESTAGLVEADGEGGSFDGQDAGELVDLRAADALDDPWWDPAKARDLARSARADANHNLSENPLRTDGADSPYVPVQPSAPEEFADGDPPLFCPFEADWYGRNKGSPVGFDVGDYNVVTSEDFLPAAVEYGTCPHRVQQVMLDHADVVIGNYNHLFDPQTRGLTEHLLDEQTFVVVDEAHRLEERVRDLLSDRVGRHTLARARNDLRQLLTTAKQSESNRQQVRDELQSYEVTLDAIEEAVEFLGDVSEWLDDRVAEYLAEEGHDPNRPRDLPEHDHEIPLRDPETDEPDDLTRWAEQEGYTGGLWRSLADIGTAVAAILEDDGDRSAVCGAVGITLQRWWERDHATYFREIELEHAPKESGRAGAAWAETYTPALVTYNCMPARALRETFAGLGGGVLMSATLEPLDVFREVTGLDRLEAGAGDAEARPVVERRYDLRFPEENRASFTVDATPFTARNRGDPTSENANQTREQYRYVLRTIARSPGNVLVCMPNYREAAWAGDYLEGAVEKPVLVDESSSNEDTDALKRQFFRGDGKVMVTSTRGTLTEGVDYDGDKLAACAVVGVPLVNVGSPRVRAVRRAYADAFGEDHAFEYALTVPAVRRARQAIGRVIRGPEEVGVRAFVGQRYVEGARHSVFEYLGPGEREEFTRMTPEFLGDQLDLFWSEHA from the coding sequence ATGGGCGACGACGACTGGCGCGACTTCTTCGGGTTCGACGAGCCCTACGACCAGCAGGCCGACGCCATCGGCGCGGCCATCGACGCCGGCGAGCGCGGCGGCTACCTCGCGATGGAGGGGCCCTGCGGCACCGGGAAGACGATGGCGGCGCTGACGGCGGCCGCCCAGCTCGTGCGCCGCACCGACGACTACGAGCGCGTGTTCGTCGTCACCCCCGTGAAACAGCAGCTCCAGCAGTTCGTCGCGGACCTCCGGCAGATGAACGCCGGGCTGGACGAGCCGCTGAACGGCGTCGCGCTCGTCGGGAAGCGCGACCTCTGTCCGTACGGCCGCGAGGACGTGTTCCCGCGGGACGCCAGCGTCCACGACCGCTGCGAGGACCTCCGCGAGTCAACCGCGGGCCTCGTGGAGGCCGACGGCGAGGGCGGCAGCTTCGACGGACAGGACGCGGGCGAACTCGTGGACTTGCGTGCCGCGGACGCGCTCGACGACCCGTGGTGGGACCCCGCGAAAGCCCGCGACCTCGCACGGTCGGCGCGCGCGGACGCCAACCACAATCTCTCGGAGAACCCCCTCAGAACTGACGGCGCGGACTCGCCGTACGTGCCCGTGCAGCCGAGCGCACCCGAGGAGTTCGCCGACGGCGACCCGCCGCTGTTCTGCCCGTTCGAGGCCGACTGGTACGGACGGAACAAGGGCTCGCCCGTCGGTTTCGACGTCGGCGACTACAACGTCGTCACGAGCGAGGACTTCCTCCCCGCCGCCGTCGAGTACGGCACCTGCCCGCACCGCGTCCAGCAGGTCATGCTCGACCACGCGGACGTCGTCATCGGGAACTACAACCACCTCTTCGACCCGCAGACGCGCGGGCTCACCGAACACCTGCTCGACGAGCAGACGTTCGTCGTGGTGGACGAAGCCCACCGCCTGGAGGAGCGCGTGCGCGACCTCCTCTCGGACCGCGTAGGCCGACACACGCTCGCTCGCGCACGAAACGACCTCCGGCAGTTGCTCACGACGGCCAAGCAGAGCGAGTCGAACCGCCAACAGGTCCGGGACGAACTGCAGAGCTACGAGGTCACCCTCGACGCCATCGAGGAGGCCGTGGAGTTCCTCGGCGACGTCTCGGAGTGGCTCGACGACCGCGTCGCCGAGTACCTCGCCGAGGAGGGCCACGACCCGAACCGGCCCCGCGACCTCCCGGAGCACGACCACGAGATTCCGCTCCGTGACCCCGAGACCGACGAGCCCGACGACCTCACGCGCTGGGCCGAACAGGAGGGATACACGGGCGGCCTGTGGCGGTCGCTGGCGGACATCGGCACCGCGGTCGCGGCGATTCTGGAGGACGACGGCGACCGCTCGGCGGTCTGTGGCGCAGTCGGCATCACCCTCCAGCGGTGGTGGGAGCGCGACCACGCGACGTACTTCCGGGAAATCGAGCTCGAGCACGCGCCCAAAGAGTCCGGGCGGGCCGGCGCGGCGTGGGCGGAGACGTACACGCCCGCGCTCGTGACGTACAACTGCATGCCGGCGCGCGCGCTCCGCGAAACGTTCGCGGGACTGGGCGGCGGCGTGCTGATGAGCGCGACGCTGGAACCGCTCGACGTCTTCCGCGAGGTGACGGGTCTCGACAGGCTGGAAGCGGGTGCCGGCGACGCGGAAGCCCGGCCGGTCGTGGAGCGCCGCTACGACCTGCGGTTCCCCGAGGAGAACCGCGCGAGCTTCACCGTGGACGCGACGCCGTTTACGGCACGCAACCGCGGCGACCCGACCAGCGAGAACGCCAATCAGACCCGCGAGCAGTACCGCTACGTCCTCCGCACTATCGCGCGCTCGCCGGGGAACGTCCTCGTCTGCATGCCGAACTACCGGGAGGCGGCGTGGGCCGGCGACTACCTAGAGGGAGCCGTTGAGAAGCCCGTGCTCGTCGACGAGTCCTCCTCGAACGAGGATACGGACGCGCTCAAGCGCCAGTTCTTCCGCGGCGACGGCAAAGTCATGGTGACGAGCACTCGCGGCACGCTCACGGAGGGCGTCGACTACGACGGCGACAAACTCGCGGCGTGCGCCGTGGTGGGCGTTCCGCTCGTGAACGTCGGGTCGCCGCGCGTGCGGGCAGTCCGGCGGGCGTACGCGGACGCGTTCGGCGAGGACCACGCCTTCGAGTACGCGCTGACGGTGCCGGCGGTGCGGCGCGCGCGGCAGGCCATCGGGCGCGTGATTCGTGGCCCGGAGGAAGTCGGTGTGCGGGCGTTCGTCGGCCAGCGCTACGTCGAGGGCGCGCGCCACTCCGTCTTCGAGTACCTCGGTCCCGGCGAGCGCGAGGAGTTCACGCGCATGACGCCGGAGTTCCTCGGCGACCAGCTAGACCTGTTCTGGAGCGAGCACGCCTAG